A region of Crenobacter cavernae DNA encodes the following proteins:
- the dapA gene encoding 4-hydroxy-tetrahydrodipicolinate synthase produces MLTGSQVALVTPMFDDGRVDFESLKRLVEFHIQNGTAALGAVGTTGESATLTVDEHIAVVKATVEYAAGRVPVVAGTGGNSTAEAIELARLAQEAGADYSLSVVPYYNKPTQEGIYRHYRAIAEAVDLPVILYNVPGRTVADMSNDTALRLTEVPNIVGLKDATGDIGRACDLIRRVPEGFALYSGDDPTGMAFMLCGGHGVISVTANVAPKAMSELCEASLAGKTREARAINDRLQGLHKQLFTEPNPIPAKWALARLGLIGNGQRLPLTPLTEASVAPLEAAMQQAGVL; encoded by the coding sequence ATGCTCACCGGAAGCCAGGTGGCTCTCGTCACGCCGATGTTCGACGATGGCCGGGTCGATTTCGAGTCCCTCAAGCGTTTGGTTGAATTCCACATTCAGAATGGCACCGCTGCCCTGGGGGCGGTCGGCACCACCGGTGAATCGGCCACGCTGACGGTGGACGAGCACATCGCCGTCGTGAAGGCCACGGTCGAATACGCGGCCGGCCGCGTGCCGGTCGTCGCCGGAACCGGCGGCAACTCGACCGCCGAAGCGATCGAGCTGGCGCGCCTGGCCCAGGAAGCCGGCGCCGACTACTCGCTATCGGTCGTGCCCTACTACAACAAACCGACACAGGAAGGCATCTACCGCCATTACCGCGCGATCGCCGAAGCGGTCGACCTGCCGGTCATCCTGTACAACGTGCCGGGCCGCACCGTCGCCGACATGAGCAACGACACCGCGCTGCGCCTGACCGAAGTACCGAACATCGTCGGACTGAAGGACGCCACCGGCGACATCGGCCGCGCGTGCGACCTGATCCGCCGCGTGCCCGAAGGCTTCGCGCTCTACTCCGGCGACGACCCCACCGGCATGGCCTTCATGCTGTGCGGCGGCCACGGCGTGATCTCGGTCACCGCCAACGTCGCGCCGAAGGCGATGAGCGAACTGTGTGAAGCGTCGCTCGCCGGCAAGACCCGCGAAGCACGCGCCATCAACGACCGCCTGCAAGGCCTGCACAAGCAGCTCTTCACCGAGCCGAACCCGATCCCGGCCAAATGGGCGCTCGCGCGCCTCGGCCTGATCGGTAACGGCCAGCGCCTGCCGCTGACGCCGCTGACCGAAGCCTCGGTCGCGCCGCTCGAAGCGGCGATGCAACAGGCCGGCGTCCTTTAA
- a CDS encoding ABC-F family ATPase: MISTQNITMQFGAKPLFEKVSVKFGEGNRYGLIGANGSGKSTFMKILGGDLEQSGGEVAIENGVRLGKLRQDQFGYEDKRVLDVVLMGHTEMWAAMSERDAIYANLEATEDDYMHAAELEAKFAEYGGYTAEARAGELLLGVGIPLELHNGPMSEVAPGFKLRVLLAQALFSDPDVLLLDEPTNNLDINTIRWLEHVLNERNSTMIIISHDRHFLNEVCTHMADLDYNTIQIYPGSYDDYMIASTQARERQLSSNAKAKERIQELHEFAARFSANKSKARQATSRLKQADKLKSEMVTVKPSSRQNPFIRFEVEDKNKLHRQAFEIAGLSKSFDKPLFKSLNLILEAGQRLAIIGPNGAGKSTLMKLLAGAFEPKLAEGVKPDHGAIKWAEKAQVGYYAQDHEAEFASDETLTDWMREWGQDGDDEQVIRGTLGRLLFGGDDVTKAVRVLSGGEKGRMLYGKLILTKPNVMLMDEPTNHMDMESIESLNMALEKYKGTLVFVSHDRQFVSSLATQVLELDGNGGYEHYMGNYEDYLASRGIE, encoded by the coding sequence GTGATCAGCACACAGAATATTACGATGCAGTTTGGCGCGAAACCGCTGTTCGAAAAGGTTTCGGTCAAGTTCGGCGAGGGCAACCGCTATGGCCTGATCGGCGCGAATGGTTCGGGCAAGTCGACCTTCATGAAAATCCTCGGCGGCGACCTCGAGCAAAGCGGCGGCGAAGTGGCGATCGAGAACGGCGTGCGCCTGGGCAAGCTGCGCCAGGACCAGTTCGGCTACGAAGACAAGCGCGTGCTCGACGTCGTGCTGATGGGCCACACCGAGATGTGGGCGGCGATGAGCGAGCGCGACGCGATCTACGCGAACCTCGAGGCGACCGAAGACGACTACATGCATGCGGCCGAGCTCGAGGCGAAGTTCGCCGAGTACGGCGGCTACACCGCCGAGGCGCGCGCCGGCGAGCTCTTGCTCGGTGTCGGCATCCCGCTAGAACTGCACAACGGCCCGATGAGCGAAGTCGCGCCGGGCTTCAAGCTGCGCGTGCTGCTGGCGCAGGCGCTGTTCTCGGATCCGGACGTGCTGCTGCTCGACGAACCGACCAACAACCTGGACATCAACACGATCCGCTGGCTCGAGCATGTGCTGAACGAGCGCAACTCGACCATGATCATCATCTCGCACGACCGCCACTTCCTGAACGAAGTGTGCACCCACATGGCCGACCTGGACTACAACACGATCCAGATCTACCCGGGCAGCTACGACGACTACATGATCGCGTCGACGCAGGCGCGCGAACGGCAGCTGTCGAGCAACGCCAAGGCCAAGGAACGCATCCAGGAACTGCACGAGTTCGCCGCGCGCTTCTCGGCCAACAAGTCGAAGGCCCGCCAGGCGACTTCACGTCTCAAGCAAGCCGACAAGCTGAAGTCGGAGATGGTGACCGTCAAGCCGTCGAGCCGCCAGAACCCGTTCATCCGCTTCGAGGTGGAAGACAAGAACAAGCTGCACCGCCAGGCGTTCGAGATCGCCGGCCTGTCCAAATCGTTCGACAAGCCGCTGTTCAAGAGCCTGAACCTGATCCTCGAAGCCGGCCAGCGCCTGGCGATCATCGGCCCGAACGGCGCCGGCAAGTCGACGCTGATGAAGCTGTTGGCCGGCGCGTTCGAGCCCAAGTTGGCCGAGGGCGTGAAGCCCGACCACGGCGCGATCAAGTGGGCGGAGAAGGCGCAGGTCGGCTACTACGCGCAGGACCACGAGGCCGAGTTCGCCAGCGACGAGACGCTGACCGACTGGATGCGCGAATGGGGTCAGGACGGTGACGACGAGCAGGTGATCCGCGGCACGCTAGGCCGGCTGCTGTTCGGCGGCGACGACGTGACCAAGGCGGTGCGCGTGCTGTCCGGCGGCGAGAAGGGGCGCATGCTGTACGGCAAGCTGATCCTGACCAAGCCAAACGTGATGCTGATGGACGAGCCGACCAACCACATGGATATGGAGTCGATCGAATCGCTGAACATGGCGCTCGAGAAGTACAAGGGCACGCTGGTCTTCGTGTCGCACGACCGGCAGTTCGTGTCGTCGCTCGCGACGCAGGTTCTCGAACTCGACGGCAACGGCGGTTACGAGCACTACATGGGCAACTACGAAGACTATCTCGCGAGCCGCGGCATCGAATAA